A part of Leptospira neocaledonica genomic DNA contains:
- the thrS gene encoding threonine--tRNA ligase: protein MEAGVAVSVQNQSVKFILPDGSSKEASAGSSYKDFIESQLPFLKNKALAVRLNGTDVLDLSRTIDSTTTPNTTPKLEVLTFQDKEGWETFQHSAAHLLGMAVQNLYKDAKLTVGPVIENGPGFFYYDIDFTETVITPEDFPKIEAEMKKIVDSDFEVFRKVWDKKEAISVFEKMGENYKIEIVGQISDEKVSIYGMGEWFDLCRGPHIPRSGFLKAFKLTALSGAYWKADKNNRMLTRIYGIAFPSKKELDEYVFQLEEAKKRDHRKIGKEMDLFSFQPEAPGFPFWHPKGTTLWNALADYIRKECARRGYQEIKTPAVLSSELWRRSGHWENFNENMYFVAIDEEEFAIKPMNCPGCSLIYKHHLHSYKELPLRFAELGSVHRHELHGVLHGLFRVRAFTQDDAHIYAPLDYLETEVLDIIDFTFNVYKKFGFQEFKTYIATRPEKSQGKDEDWEFATNALQQALEKRNIPFSIKEGEGAFYGPKIEFNIKDSIGRMWQCGTVQIDFSMPDRFELDYTDSDGAKKRPVMIHRAIYGSLERFIGILIEHFEGKFPLWISPNQIRVLTVTENVQDYGSEILKNLIDLGFRAEADFRNEKIGAKIRDSILKKANYLLVLGQKEKDSGTVAVRKRGSEETISMSYSEFYSLLEKEVSEGL from the coding sequence ATGGAAGCAGGGGTAGCTGTGTCAGTTCAAAATCAATCAGTCAAATTTATCTTACCGGATGGAAGCTCCAAAGAAGCATCCGCCGGCTCCTCATATAAGGATTTTATAGAATCCCAACTTCCGTTCTTAAAGAACAAGGCGTTAGCAGTCCGTTTGAATGGGACAGACGTTTTGGATCTGAGCAGGACTATTGATTCCACAACTACCCCAAACACCACACCTAAGTTGGAAGTTTTGACCTTCCAAGACAAAGAAGGCTGGGAAACCTTCCAACATTCTGCGGCTCACTTGCTCGGAATGGCGGTCCAGAATTTATACAAAGATGCAAAATTAACCGTAGGTCCTGTCATCGAAAACGGACCGGGATTTTTCTATTACGATATCGATTTCACTGAAACAGTGATCACTCCGGAAGATTTTCCGAAAATTGAAGCGGAGATGAAAAAGATCGTGGATTCAGACTTCGAAGTTTTTCGCAAGGTCTGGGACAAAAAAGAAGCAATCTCCGTTTTTGAAAAAATGGGAGAGAACTACAAGATTGAGATCGTGGGTCAGATCTCGGACGAAAAGGTTTCCATCTATGGAATGGGAGAATGGTTCGACCTTTGTAGAGGACCTCATATTCCTCGCTCCGGATTTTTGAAAGCGTTCAAACTCACTGCACTTTCCGGTGCTTATTGGAAAGCGGACAAAAACAATCGTATGCTAACCCGAATTTACGGGATTGCATTTCCGAGTAAGAAGGAATTGGACGAGTATGTTTTCCAATTGGAAGAGGCCAAAAAAAGGGACCACAGAAAGATCGGAAAAGAAATGGATCTATTCTCCTTCCAACCGGAAGCACCTGGATTTCCATTTTGGCATCCGAAGGGAACCACTCTATGGAACGCGTTAGCTGATTATATTCGTAAAGAATGTGCCCGACGCGGATACCAAGAGATCAAAACTCCCGCTGTACTTTCCTCGGAGTTATGGAGAAGGAGCGGTCATTGGGAAAACTTCAACGAGAACATGTATTTTGTCGCGATCGACGAAGAAGAATTCGCGATAAAACCGATGAACTGTCCTGGCTGTAGTTTGATTTACAAACACCATCTTCATTCTTATAAGGAACTTCCTCTTAGATTCGCCGAATTAGGAAGTGTACATCGTCATGAATTGCATGGAGTTCTTCACGGACTATTCCGAGTCAGAGCCTTCACCCAAGATGATGCACATATCTATGCTCCTTTAGATTATCTGGAAACAGAAGTATTGGATATCATAGACTTCACTTTTAATGTGTATAAGAAGTTCGGATTCCAAGAATTTAAAACGTATATCGCCACTCGTCCGGAAAAATCCCAAGGTAAGGACGAAGATTGGGAATTCGCAACCAACGCTCTTCAGCAAGCATTGGAAAAGAGAAATATTCCATTCTCCATCAAAGAAGGAGAAGGTGCATTCTACGGACCTAAGATAGAATTTAATATCAAGGATTCTATCGGCAGGATGTGGCAATGTGGAACCGTGCAGATAGACTTCTCCATGCCGGATCGTTTCGAGTTGGATTATACAGATTCGGACGGAGCCAAAAAAAGACCGGTCATGATCCACAGAGCCATCTACGGTTCTTTGGAAAGATTTATCGGGATCCTAATAGAACATTTTGAAGGAAAGTTCCCACTTTGGATCTCTCCGAACCAAATACGTGTTTTAACCGTAACCGAAAATGTGCAGGATTACGGATCCGAGATCCTGAAAAATCTAATCGATTTAGGTTTTAGAGCAGAAGCTGATTTCCGTAACGAGAAGATCGGTGCCAAGATTCGTGATTCTATCCTAAAAAAGGCAAATTATCTTCTGGTATTGGGCCAAAAGGAGAAGGATTCTGGAACGGTTGCAGTGCGTAAGCGTGGAAGCGAAGAAACGATTTCTATGTCGTATTCCGAATTCTATTCTTTACTCGAAAAGGAAGTCTCGGAAGGACTTTGA
- the rplT gene encoding 50S ribosomal protein L20 has protein sequence MPRATNGTIHKNRRKKILKTAKGFRGARSKLYRTAKSAVMKAGQWAYRDRRAKKRDFRKLWIIRINAAAREAGLSYSQFMYGLKKANISLDRKALAELAFNDKETFNALVEKIKVAA, from the coding sequence ATGCCACGCGCAACAAACGGAACCATACACAAGAATCGTCGTAAAAAAATCCTAAAAACCGCAAAAGGTTTTAGAGGAGCGAGATCCAAACTTTACAGAACCGCAAAATCCGCGGTAATGAAAGCGGGTCAGTGGGCGTATAGAGACAGAAGAGCAAAAAAACGTGATTTCCGCAAACTTTGGATTATCCGTATTAATGCTGCTGCTCGCGAAGCTGGACTTTCTTATTCTCAATTCATGTATGGATTGAAAAAAGCCAATATTTCTTTGGATAGAAAAGCCCTGGCAGAACTTGCATTTAACGACAAAGAAACTTTCAACGCTCTGGTTGAAAAAATCAAGGTAGCGGCGTAA
- the infC gene encoding translation initiation factor IF-3, which translates to MQKRPQPKNTDKIFNHRINEKITGVSQVRLVTDDGVVIVSFDEALRRAKEENLDLVEVSGDQEIHVCKIIDYGKYKFELLKKSKEAKKKQHVINVKEVKIRPRIEQHDYEIKKRHAVEFLQKGDKVKVSLRFRGREMMHSELGMNVVNRMVEDLKSVGTPEREPVLDGRQIVVVISPLSAK; encoded by the coding sequence ATGCAGAAGAGGCCTCAACCGAAAAACACCGATAAGATATTTAATCATAGAATTAATGAAAAAATTACCGGGGTATCCCAGGTAAGATTGGTGACGGACGACGGTGTAGTGATCGTTTCTTTTGACGAGGCTCTGCGGCGTGCAAAGGAAGAAAACTTGGACCTGGTAGAAGTATCTGGAGACCAAGAAATCCATGTATGCAAGATCATCGACTACGGTAAGTACAAGTTCGAATTACTTAAAAAAAGTAAGGAAGCGAAGAAAAAACAACACGTAATCAACGTGAAAGAAGTGAAGATCCGTCCACGGATCGAGCAACATGATTACGAGATTAAAAAACGCCACGCGGTGGAGTTCCTTCAAAAAGGGGACAAAGTAAAGGTCAGTCTTCGCTTTCGCGGTCGTGAGATGATGCATTCCGAGCTTGGAATGAACGTTGTCAACAGAATGGTAGAAGATCTGAAATCCGTAGGTACTCCGGAAAGAGAACCAGTGTTAGACGGACGTCAGATCGTTGTAGTTATTTCGCCTCTTTCCGCGAAGTAA
- a CDS encoding cell division protein ZapA, whose product MSERVKARIQGDDYTIVGDTDPEYIHRLAELVDRKIRELQLGMPNAPKLKLAVLAALNFADELEQSKNQTGESGPSSPEAEEKTKKLITLLEEGLIGDL is encoded by the coding sequence ATGAGTGAGAGAGTCAAAGCTCGTATACAGGGCGACGACTATACCATAGTAGGCGATACCGATCCGGAGTATATCCATAGGCTCGCCGAACTGGTAGACCGAAAGATCCGAGAGTTACAATTGGGAATGCCTAACGCACCTAAATTGAAACTCGCTGTACTCGCTGCTTTAAATTTTGCAGACGAATTGGAACAATCTAAAAACCAGACAGGCGAATCAGGACCTTCTTCTCCCGAGGCGGAAGAAAAGACGAAAAAATTGATCACTCTTTTGGAAGAAGGTTTGATCGGAGATCTTTGA
- a CDS encoding GAF domain-containing protein, translated as MGLLDKVTRLIRSGNLESGAKTSSVTVSGEERPSLLKKSMALRAKGLLEKAMDFGGRKEKATSAYEDPTSFEPATVSTSSEDDFSFDSPSADFGDIDFGADSSSELFAGDNSDAEVSFPDSAFGEESFGGEEANSDFDLSSMDFGSSEEEGTDFEVDPDLGLGLEDSDLGADFGELPEETPSKGLLSKAEEAKEEEKFPPGLSKPDAIKDPFDDWVKDAENQASQEAGRPFNKEQSDTENAQFLFDDDSDYSTLPIDLQIASRKKLENYLSAFEISKEISASKDFTNFFENLSFSIQGQIGAESIVVFSSTNGEYDVLRVVEAQGIGADPDWVLEVGDECYQAALKTPSVVYAKEVLKHSPPKKEKEILEKTEAEMLVPIRSYDEFYGIIILSKTIEGEDYTIEDLEFLKIVGEMAGSVLRRIMDLEALHQENDRLNQVVKSNERILATARDLAGVRDMDEAYDYLVEVLKKELGLRRWSFLLLDRTTRKEYKVFGTNLLTPDTSGKFRLGLDSNLVGIVANVPGVFRIANFRKNPELLSQLSNDEIGLMRDFDILPFLNLNWLVGMLFIHETERPWTDTDRETAVGISEIASPVLSNLLMLEERDAVFRDPFSPVESRIDEAISRASKIGTPFSLTVFKVQNATRMVRMKGAGFFAHYCEELRASIQENLGETDYCYRVGQGKYVVVLDGKDREETQIVVRKIRNRIVELDRKNKDFQTSTANQTLCYPADTREKERMLELIEES; from the coding sequence ATGGGTTTGCTGGACAAGGTCACTCGTCTTATCCGTTCCGGAAATTTGGAATCCGGAGCCAAAACTTCTTCGGTTACAGTTTCCGGGGAAGAAAGACCTTCTCTATTAAAAAAGTCTATGGCTTTACGTGCGAAAGGGCTTTTGGAAAAAGCGATGGATTTTGGCGGTAGAAAAGAGAAAGCTACTTCTGCTTACGAAGATCCGACCAGCTTTGAACCGGCAACCGTTTCCACTTCTTCCGAAGATGATTTTAGTTTTGATTCTCCTTCTGCGGATTTTGGAGATATAGATTTTGGCGCGGACTCTTCGAGCGAACTTTTCGCAGGAGACAATTCGGATGCGGAAGTTTCTTTTCCAGATTCTGCTTTCGGCGAAGAAAGTTTTGGAGGAGAAGAAGCCAATAGTGATTTCGATCTATCCTCCATGGATTTCGGTTCTTCTGAGGAAGAGGGGACAGATTTTGAAGTAGATCCTGATCTCGGATTAGGATTGGAAGATTCTGATTTGGGTGCAGATTTCGGAGAACTTCCGGAGGAAACTCCAAGCAAAGGGTTATTGTCCAAAGCGGAAGAAGCAAAAGAAGAAGAGAAATTTCCACCGGGACTTTCAAAGCCAGATGCTATTAAAGACCCATTCGATGATTGGGTTAAGGATGCAGAGAATCAAGCGAGCCAAGAAGCTGGGCGTCCTTTCAATAAAGAACAGAGTGATACTGAAAATGCTCAGTTCTTATTCGATGACGATTCCGACTATTCAACGTTACCAATCGATTTGCAGATTGCTTCCCGTAAAAAATTAGAGAACTATTTATCCGCATTCGAAATTTCTAAAGAGATTTCCGCTTCCAAAGACTTTACCAACTTTTTCGAGAATTTAAGCTTTTCCATCCAAGGGCAGATCGGAGCCGAATCTATCGTAGTATTTTCTTCCACAAATGGGGAATACGATGTGTTGAGAGTTGTTGAGGCTCAGGGGATCGGAGCCGACCCTGATTGGGTATTAGAAGTGGGTGATGAATGTTATCAGGCTGCATTAAAAACTCCTTCCGTGGTTTATGCAAAAGAAGTTTTGAAACATTCTCCTCCAAAAAAAGAAAAAGAAATTCTGGAAAAAACTGAAGCCGAGATGCTTGTTCCGATTCGTAGTTACGATGAATTTTATGGAATTATAATATTAAGCAAAACCATAGAAGGTGAAGATTATACAATCGAAGACCTCGAGTTTCTTAAGATTGTAGGAGAAATGGCTGGATCCGTTTTGAGAAGGATCATGGACCTGGAAGCCCTCCACCAAGAGAACGATCGTCTGAACCAAGTGGTCAAAAGTAATGAAAGAATACTCGCAACTGCAAGAGACCTGGCCGGAGTCCGTGATATGGACGAGGCTTATGACTATCTTGTAGAAGTATTAAAAAAAGAACTTGGACTTAGACGTTGGAGTTTCTTGCTCTTAGACAGAACCACTAGAAAAGAATATAAAGTATTTGGAACAAACCTCCTGACTCCTGACACTTCCGGAAAATTTAGATTAGGATTAGATTCTAATTTGGTTGGGATTGTGGCTAACGTCCCGGGCGTATTTCGAATCGCAAATTTTAGAAAGAATCCTGAACTTCTATCACAATTGTCAAATGACGAGATCGGACTCATGCGCGATTTCGACATTCTTCCATTTTTAAACCTGAACTGGCTTGTGGGAATGTTATTCATTCACGAAACAGAAAGGCCTTGGACGGACACAGATAGAGAGACTGCAGTTGGAATTTCTGAAATTGCCTCCCCCGTACTTTCCAATTTATTAATGTTGGAAGAAAGAGATGCAGTATTCCGGGATCCGTTCAGTCCTGTAGAATCTAGGATAGATGAGGCAATCTCAAGAGCTTCCAAGATAGGGACTCCTTTTAGTCTTACGGTTTTCAAAGTTCAAAACGCCACCAGAATGGTCCGCATGAAGGGCGCAGGATTCTTTGCGCATTACTGCGAAGAGCTTAGGGCATCCATCCAAGAAAATTTGGGAGAAACGGACTACTGCTACAGAGTTGGCCAAGGGAAATACGTCGTCGTTCTGGATGGAAAAGACAGAGAAGAAACCCAGATCGTAGTTCGTAAGATCCGCAATAGAATTGTAGAATTAGATAGAAAGAATAAAGACTTCCAGACTTCTACAGCCAACCAAACTCTTTGTTATCCTGCAGATACCAGAGAGAAAGAAAGAATGTTGGAACTGATCGAAGAGTCCTGA
- a CDS encoding ArsR/SmtB family transcription factor, translating to MNAFAALADDTRMEIVRLVAKNGELTSTEIGQNFKISPPAISHHLKVLKSSKVLNMKKEAQKRIYSLNGTSINEMQDWLLDIVDLWNKHLDKLDRYVSKIKKERARDKK from the coding sequence ATGAATGCTTTTGCTGCCCTTGCAGATGATACTAGAATGGAAATCGTGAGATTGGTGGCCAAAAACGGCGAACTTACCTCAACCGAAATAGGACAGAATTTTAAGATAAGCCCTCCGGCTATCTCGCATCACCTAAAAGTATTAAAGAGCTCCAAAGTTCTTAATATGAAGAAGGAAGCCCAAAAGCGTATCTATAGTCTTAACGGAACAAGCATCAATGAAATGCAAGATTGGTTATTGGATATAGTCGATCTATGGAATAAACATCTGGATAAATTGGACAGATACGTATCAAAGATCAAAAAGGAGAGAGCTCGTGATAAAAAATAA
- the carA gene encoding glutamine-hydrolyzing carbamoyl-phosphate synthase small subunit codes for MKAFLVLENGDVYEGESFGYETQSVGEIVFNTSMAGYQEILTDPSYANQIVTLTYPMIGNYGIHPENMESGKIQAAGMIVKEYVDRPSNFKAQKTLSQFLKDYKIPGIQGLDTRKLTRFIRTNGAPNGGIFVANEYSDSFLAQVKKFPGIADADLAKVVTTDKKYEFGSGVGKKYKLAVYDYGVKTNILRLLDAAGFAVSVYPAQTPASEIMKDGVDAFFLSNGPGDPAACTYAIDSTKAILENNYPLFGICLGHQIIGLTLGKKTEKMKFGHRGGNQPVKSLETGKVEITSQNHGFAVVAESSEKEPISFINLNDDTVEGILKSGYPLLSVQYHPESSPGPNDSRYLFQKFYDLVDSTKKK; via the coding sequence ATGAAAGCGTTCTTGGTTTTAGAAAACGGGGACGTATACGAAGGCGAATCCTTCGGCTACGAAACCCAGTCCGTCGGGGAAATCGTCTTTAATACTTCCATGGCGGGTTACCAGGAAATCCTCACCGATCCTTCCTACGCCAACCAAATCGTAACTCTCACTTATCCGATGATCGGGAACTATGGGATCCATCCGGAAAACATGGAATCCGGAAAGATCCAAGCTGCAGGAATGATCGTAAAAGAATATGTGGATCGTCCTTCCAACTTCAAAGCCCAAAAGACATTATCTCAATTTTTAAAAGATTATAAAATTCCTGGAATCCAAGGACTCGATACGAGAAAGTTAACTCGTTTCATTCGCACGAATGGGGCACCGAACGGCGGAATTTTCGTAGCAAACGAATACTCCGATTCTTTTTTAGCGCAAGTGAAGAAGTTTCCGGGGATCGCAGATGCAGACCTCGCGAAGGTTGTTACCACAGATAAAAAATACGAATTTGGATCAGGCGTCGGGAAAAAATATAAACTCGCTGTTTATGATTATGGCGTGAAGACAAATATTCTTCGACTCTTGGACGCGGCTGGCTTTGCAGTTTCCGTTTACCCTGCCCAAACTCCTGCTTCTGAAATTATGAAAGATGGTGTAGATGCTTTTTTCCTTTCCAACGGCCCAGGAGATCCGGCAGCTTGCACTTATGCAATCGATTCCACAAAAGCTATATTAGAAAATAATTATCCTCTTTTCGGAATCTGCTTAGGGCATCAGATCATCGGTCTAACCTTAGGTAAGAAAACCGAAAAAATGAAATTCGGCCATAGAGGCGGAAACCAACCTGTCAAAAGTTTGGAAACCGGCAAAGTGGAGATCACTTCCCAGAATCACGGCTTTGCTGTTGTGGCAGAATCTTCCGAGAAAGAACCAATCTCTTTTATTAATCTAAATGATGATACTGTAGAAGGTATTTTGAAATCAGGTTACCCTCTTCTATCGGTTCAATACCATCCGGAAAGTTCCCCTGGTCCGAACGATAGCAGGTATTTGTTTCAGAAGTTCTATGATTTAGTGGATTCGACTAAGAAGAAGTAA
- the rpmI gene encoding 50S ribosomal protein L35, translated as MPKLKTNRAAAKRFKFSKNNKIKRKSMNTRHILTKKGPKRRRRLRGMTLVVDADWKAIVRLMPYGVR; from the coding sequence ATGCCTAAGCTTAAAACAAATAGAGCCGCAGCAAAACGGTTCAAGTTTTCCAAAAATAATAAAATAAAACGGAAGAGTATGAACACCCGTCACATTCTTACCAAAAAAGGACCTAAAAGACGTCGTCGTCTTAGAGGAATGACCTTGGTAGTGGATGCGGATTGGAAAGCAATCGTTAGACTCATGCCTTACGGAGTTCGATAA
- a CDS encoding SRPBCC family protein: MIKNNVETTIEGNKVLYKRYFDVSRELLFEVWSMPEHLAEWWGPDGFTLTTKRMDFTNGGFWEFIMHGPDGHDYKNKIQFTNIKEPHYIYYKHLGDGEGDSDVHFESKIIFEESGEGTSLIMEQIFPSKEELERVNEKYGAIEGAKQHIGNLGKYLEKFK, from the coding sequence GTGATAAAAAATAACGTGGAAACAACTATTGAAGGTAACAAAGTTCTTTATAAAAGATACTTTGATGTATCGAGAGAACTTCTTTTTGAAGTATGGTCTATGCCGGAACATCTTGCCGAATGGTGGGGACCAGACGGATTTACGTTAACTACTAAGCGTATGGATTTTACGAACGGCGGATTTTGGGAGTTTATCATGCATGGGCCGGATGGGCATGATTATAAAAACAAGATCCAATTCACCAATATCAAAGAACCTCATTATATTTATTATAAACATTTAGGTGATGGAGAAGGTGACTCGGACGTTCATTTCGAATCAAAAATTATATTCGAAGAATCGGGCGAAGGTACAAGCCTAATAATGGAACAAATCTTCCCAAGCAAGGAAGAACTCGAGAGAGTGAATGAAAAATATGGAGCGATAGAAGGCGCCAAACAACATATCGGCAACCTCGGTAAGTATTTGGAAAAATTCAAATAG
- the atpC gene encoding ATP synthase F1 subunit epsilon, producing MAAKLDVSVISPEKLLFHGDADSIVVPGSEGFFGVYPGHTALVSLLGIGVLEVRQGSKTKIAAIEGGFFEVRDNKVTILTDHGSLKEDIDLAAAQKALEEAEALPASTEKNTLVLKAKTRILAASR from the coding sequence ATGGCAGCCAAGCTAGACGTATCGGTAATCTCTCCAGAAAAACTACTCTTCCACGGCGATGCGGACAGCATCGTCGTACCTGGAAGCGAAGGGTTTTTCGGAGTGTATCCGGGCCATACCGCTCTTGTCTCCCTGCTCGGGATCGGCGTGTTGGAAGTCCGACAAGGATCTAAAACCAAAATCGCCGCAATCGAAGGCGGGTTTTTCGAAGTAAGAGACAATAAAGTTACAATTTTGACGGACCACGGTAGCTTGAAAGAAGATATCGACCTGGCCGCCGCCCAAAAAGCCCTAGAAGAAGCGGAAGCTCTTCCTGCCTCCACCGAGAAAAATACTCTCGTCTTAAAAGCAAAAACCCGAATTTTAGCGGCTTCCCGCTAA
- a CDS encoding chemotaxis protein CheW — MKTIDKNNHAEQNQEEKELESLQEFLTFEVDKEIFGIDILYIHEILKPVPITRIPNVEGFILGVINLRGEIIPIMDLKELFGLGFCDILPSTRIIVVVTGEKRAGLLVDSVKQVVKIRKDKVSQADEDLSVNYSELIESVSQFEESLILNLNLSKVMDYAAEEA; from the coding sequence GTGAAAACCATAGATAAAAATAACCACGCGGAACAAAACCAAGAAGAGAAAGAATTGGAATCTCTCCAGGAATTTCTTACATTCGAAGTGGATAAGGAAATTTTCGGGATCGATATTCTTTATATCCACGAGATCCTAAAGCCGGTACCTATCACAAGAATTCCTAACGTGGAAGGTTTTATACTGGGAGTGATCAACTTAAGAGGTGAGATCATTCCGATCATGGATCTAAAGGAACTTTTTGGATTAGGTTTTTGTGATATTCTTCCTTCTACTCGGATCATAGTGGTTGTTACCGGAGAAAAACGGGCAGGGCTTCTCGTCGACTCAGTGAAACAAGTGGTTAAGATCCGCAAAGATAAGGTCAGTCAAGCAGACGAAGACCTGAGCGTAAATTATAGTGAACTCATAGAATCTGTCAGCCAGTTCGAAGAATCTCTAATCCTGAACTTGAATCTTTCCAAGGTCATGGATTATGCGGCGGAGGAAGCGTAA
- a CDS encoding 5-formyltetrahydrofolate cyclo-ligase yields the protein MVSKSEARKKIKSLLLGVSSRKEKEESIRANLLEFLRHSSSSSNLKIISYVADDYEISPFLPLGPSLQIGSFVLDIFFPKVTNSGLEFKSGSGFSKGAFGILEPNGEGLLKPEDADWILVPALGWNGEGARLGRGKGFYDRSLKDIVSEKMIGLSFEDLYPCDFSAEPHDLKAGTVITEKKNHCFPGKMGEKSVG from the coding sequence TTGGTTTCTAAATCGGAAGCCAGAAAAAAAATAAAATCTCTTCTCTTAGGAGTTTCTTCTAGGAAAGAAAAAGAAGAAAGTATCCGCGCTAATCTTCTGGAATTTCTGAGACATAGCTCAAGCTCTTCCAATTTAAAAATCATTTCCTACGTTGCGGATGATTATGAAATTTCTCCTTTTCTACCGTTAGGCCCTTCTTTGCAGATAGGAAGTTTCGTTTTAGACATATTTTTTCCAAAAGTAACAAATTCAGGACTGGAATTTAAGTCAGGTTCCGGATTTTCCAAAGGTGCTTTCGGTATTTTGGAACCGAACGGAGAAGGATTGCTTAAACCGGAAGATGCGGATTGGATCTTAGTTCCTGCTTTGGGTTGGAATGGGGAGGGGGCGAGGCTCGGAAGGGGGAAGGGTTTTTACGATCGTTCTCTAAAGGATATAGTTTCCGAAAAAATGATTGGCCTTTCTTTTGAGGACCTATACCCTTGCGATTTTTCCGCGGAACCCCATGATCTAAAAGCAGGTACCGTGATTACGGAGAAAAAAAACCATTGCTTTCCCGGGAAAATGGGAGAAAAATCAGTCGGATAA
- a CDS encoding SRPBCC family protein: protein MKQKYIIQLTFLISFALILGCATSNSSNGSFNGETSGQDTFIISRSFDTNAKTMFEMWVNPDQFSKWLGPAGASMTFINVGVKEGGTSQWSMTTSDGVTKYGKLHYKKINPHNLLIYTQNFCDKDGNLSKPPFASTYPDILLTTVNFVEEGRKKTKVTVKWEVFGEASETERQTFRGLKSVMTVGWTGSFDKLDSLLNLKK, encoded by the coding sequence ATGAAACAAAAATACATCATACAACTAACATTCTTAATAAGTTTCGCGCTCATACTTGGATGTGCGACTTCAAATTCGAGTAACGGTTCGTTCAATGGCGAAACTTCCGGGCAAGACACTTTTATTATCAGTCGTTCCTTTGACACGAATGCAAAAACAATGTTTGAAATGTGGGTTAACCCAGATCAATTTTCGAAATGGTTGGGCCCTGCCGGCGCTTCCATGACCTTCATTAATGTTGGAGTAAAAGAAGGTGGAACTTCTCAATGGTCGATGACCACTTCCGATGGAGTTACAAAATATGGAAAATTACATTATAAAAAGATAAATCCTCATAACCTTTTGATCTATACTCAGAATTTTTGTGACAAGGATGGAAACTTGTCCAAGCCGCCTTTTGCTTCTACTTATCCCGATATACTTTTGACTACTGTAAATTTCGTGGAAGAAGGTAGAAAGAAAACAAAAGTAACAGTGAAATGGGAAGTATTCGGGGAGGCATCTGAAACGGAACGCCAAACCTTTAGAGGATTAAAATCCGTCATGACAGTGGGCTGGACTGGCTCTTTTGATAAATTAGATTCTTTGCTAAATTTGAAAAAGTAA